In the genome of Leishmania infantum JPCM5 genome chromosome 27, one region contains:
- a CDS encoding putative T-complex protein 1, beta subunit, producing the protein MFFANQASQVLRQGASEEKGERARLMNIMGAVSVADIVKTTLGPKGMDKILQGTDRTQSVRVTNDGATILKSLFMDNPAAKILIDMSKTQDDEVGDGTTSVTVFAGELLRNAEKLLDQSIHPQTIIEGYRMATDAAQKALAESAEDHGADEKLFYEDLIRIAKTTLSSKIITVESDHFAKLCVDAVLRLKGSGNLEMINIMKKLGGTLRDSYLEPGFLLDKKIGIGQPRRLENAKILVANTPMDTDKIKIFGAKVNVESVSQLAEVEASEKAKMKSKCMKIIKHNINCFINRQLIYNYPEEIFAQHGIMAIEHADFDGIERLAKALGADVVSTFEDTSNVQYGFAERIDEIMIGEGTVIRFSGLPKGEACTIVLRGASRHILDEAERSIHDAVCVISETVKETRTVLGAGCSEFLMANAVEEKAKAVAGKKQLAMMAFAAALRTLPAIIADNAGLDSNDLVTRLQAEHYQGHKSHGIDVIRGDIADVKTLGITESYKVKSSVVAYASEAAEMILRVDDVLRAVPRQRTQ; encoded by the coding sequence ATGTTCTTTGCTAACCAGGCTtcgcaggtgctgcgccaggGCGCCTCGGAGGAGAAAGGCGAACGTGCACGCCTCATGAACATCATGGGTGCCGTCTCAGTGGCTGACATTGTGAAGACAACTTTGGGCCCGAAGGGGATGGATAAGATTCTTCAAGGAACGGATCGAACTCAGTCCGTGCGTGTCACCAATGACGGCGCGACAATCCTCAAATCTCTGTTTATGGACAACCCGGCTGCCAAGATTCTGATTGATATGAGTAAGACACAGGATGATGAAGTGGGCGACGGTACGACTAGCGTCACGGTGTTTGCTGGCGAGCTCTTGCGCAACGCTGAAAAGCTGCTGGATCAGTCCATTCATCCTCAGACTATCATTGAGGGTTACCGCATGGCTACCGACGCCGCACAGAAGGCTCTGGCGGAGTCCGCCGAGGATCACGGCGCGGACGAGAAGCTCTTCTACGAAGATCTCATCCGCATCGCCAAGACTACCCTCAGCTCCAAGATCATTACTGTGGAGTCAGACCACTTCGCAAAGCTCTGCGTCGACGCGGTTCTTCGTCTGAAGGGCAGCGGCAACCTTGAGATGATTAATATCATGAAGAAGCTTGGTGGTACGCTCCGCGACAGCTATCTCGAGCCTGGGTTCCTGCTGGACAAGAAGATTGGCATTGGCCAGCCCCGCCGCCTGGAGAATGCCAAGATTCTTGTAGCGAACACCCCCATGGACACCGATAAGATCAAGATTTTTGGTGCGAAGGTGAACGTTGAGAGCGTTTCTCAGCTcgccgaggtggaggcgtCTGAAAAGGCAAAAATGAAGTCCAAGTGTATGAAGATCATTAAGCACAACATCAACTGCTTCATCAACCGTCAGCTTATCTACAACTATCCGGAGGAAATCTTTGCACAGCACGGTATCATGGCCATCGAGCATGCCGATTTCGATGGCATTGAGCGCCTCGCGAAGGCTCTCGGCGCGGACGTTGTCTCGACCTTCGAGGACACCTCGAACGTGCAGTACGGTTTCGCTGAGAGGATCGACGAGATCATGATTGGCGAGGGCACTGTGATCCGCTTCTCTGGACTTCCTAAGGGCGAGGCGTGCACGAttgtgctgcgcggcgcgtcGCGCCACATTCTTGATGAGGCGGAGCGCTCCATCCATGATGCGGTGTGCGTTATCTCGGAGACCGTGAAAGAGACGCGTACGGTGCTCGGTGCCGGCTGCTCCGAGTTCCTCATGGCAAAcgcggtggaggagaaggccaAGGCGGTCGCGGGGAAGAAGCAGCTGGCGATGATGGCgtttgctgctgcccttcgcACCCTTCCTGCTATCATCGCAGACAATGCCGGCCTTGATAGCAATGATCTTGTCACGCGCCTCCAAGCGGAGCACTACCAGGGGCACAAATCGCACGGCATTGATGTTATTCGTGGTGACATTGCTGACGTGAAGACACTTGGGATTACCGAGTCCTACAAAGTGAAGAGCTCTGTTGTGGCGTATGCCTCGGAGGCGGCTGAGATGATCTTGCGTGTGGATGATGTACTCCGCGCCGTGCCGCGTCAGCGCACTCAGTGA
- a CDS encoding putative cation transporter — protein MHIPAAVLTLTASTCLVFASHCARLSGTSVVWLSSFVALLTFLARFPRALRSKAAVCDTPRHKSRLLSAGACALFCLSATYGLATLGALRFACACACAAGADHIARTRRSSRNAKMACTALSCVILALTSDPGQETRPFILFGALGVLCAACAISLSTKDVVKKADQTAFLFAACGLSLVGFIATLVQHKPIVENEMLLLLVFCVSGIVLAGCVNAGLALQGNAFTFVAAAAGMSAGSVVCGEKVFPTVYDWESLALLTSAGLIFAAHKGLTFADSSVASLSGVSLSPTQMLKTKQHREESGIIVSLLSNSRERKLFVFLLLTVGIMLLELIYGLAVNSLGLILDSFHMMLDGASIIIGLYAAHAASWLPDEKTHPFGYGRYEVFGGFVNGILLLFIALYVMVESIQRFLNPPEIEGPYLLLVSVIGLAVNVVGIIFFHDSHGHSHSHSHGEAGSGHVDHNMRGVYLHILADLLGSVSVIISSILIYLFGLWIADPICSAMSAILVLLSAFPLLEETGKVLLLSAPNHESNYCDKLREALLATSLLQDVESPKLWIHSTPPRELTICTVAGKLRNSTEYTSARKKITETVTAHMMHHLDVHNVSFVLHLE, from the coding sequence ATGCATATTCCCGCAGCAGTCCTGACTCTTACGGCTTCCACATGTCTTGTTTTTGCTAGCCACTGTGCGAGATTATCTGGCACCAGCGTCGTGTGGCTGAGCTCCTTTGTGGCATTGCTGACCTTCTTGGCGCGGTTCCCACGCGCCCTTCGGTCGAAGGCAGCAGTGTGTGACACTCCTCGTCACAAAAGCCGCTTGCTCTCTGCTGGGGCATGTGCACTTTTTTGTCTAAGCGCCACCTACGGGCTGGCCACACTCGGCGCTTTACGTTtcgcgtgtgcctgcgcctgcgccgctggcgccgatcATATTGCTCGAACGCGAAGAAGCTCGCGAAATGCAAAGATGGCTTGTACGGCTCTCAGTTGCGTCATCCTGGCTCTGACATCCGATCCAGGCCAAGAAACCCGCCCATTCATACTCTTTGGAGCGTTAGGGGTTCTTTGCGCGGCTTGTGCGATTTCTCTCTCCACGAAAGACGTAGTGAAAAAAGCTGATCAAAcagcttttctttttgctgcTTGTGGTCTAAGTCTTGTGGGTTTCATTGCAACACTTGTGCAGCACAAGCCGATAGTCGAGAATGAAATGCTGCTGTTACTAGTGTTCTGTGTTTCCGGCATTGTTTTGGCGGGCTGCGTCAATGCAGGCCTGGCGTTGCAGGGGAACGCTTTCACTTTtgtggctgcggccgctggtATGTCAGCTGGATCAGTAGTTTGCGGTGAAAAAGTGTTTCCTACTGTGTACGACTGGGAAAGCCTTGCTTTGCTAACCTCGGCCGGTCTTATTTTTGCTGCGCACAAAGGTCTGACTTTTGCAGACTCGTCTGTAGCATCACTGAGTGGTGTCTCCCTTAGCCCAACGCAGATGCTGAAGACAAAGCAGCACCGCGAGGAAAGCGGCATTATTGTCAGCTTACTCTCTAATTCAAGGGAGCGCAagctttttgtttttcttttgttgaCTGTTGGCATAATGCTTTTAGAGCTCATTTACGGTCTTGCAGTGAATTCTCTCGGACTGATTTTAGATTCATTTCATATGATGCTTGATGGAGCGTCGATTATCATTGGACTGTacgcggcgcacgctgcGTCGTGGCTACCAGACGAAAAAACGCATCCCTTCGGCTACGGACGATACGAAGTTTTCGGAGGATTTGTAAATGGCATTCTTCTTCTTTTTATTGCTTTGTATGTGATGGTTGAATCCATACAGCGATTTCTGAACCCGCCCGAAATCGAGGGACCGTACTTGCTTCTTGTTTCCGTGATCGGGCTAGCCGTGAACGTGGTGGGCATTATCTTTTTTCACGATTCGCATGGTCATAGTCACTCGCATTCGCACGGGGAAGCTGGTAGTGGTCATGTGGACCACAACATGCGGGGTGTTTATCTACATATTCTGGCGGATTTGCTAGGTAGTGTTAGTGTAATTATTTCGAGTATATTGATTTATCTGTTTGGACTCTGGATTGCGGATCCAATTTGTAGCGCTATGAGCGCCATCCTAGTTCTGCTCTCGGCGTTTCCGCTGCTCGAGGAAACGGGAAAAGTTCTTCTGCTATCTGCACCGAATCATGAAAGCAACTATTGCGATAAATTACGCGAAGCTTTACTTGCTACATCTTTGTTGCAAGATGTCGAATCTCCAAAGCTATGGATACACTCGACTCCTCCGCGTGAACTCACAATTTGTACTGTGGCAGGCAAACTACGCAATAGTACCGAGTACACAAGCGCGCGAAAAAAGATTACGGAAACAGTAACGGCTCATATGATGCACCATTTAGATGTTCATAATGTTAGTTTTGTGTTGCACCTGGAGTAA
- a CDS encoding putative cysteine peptidase, Clan CA, family C19, translated as MFKFDYKISYDEFVRTIYHHARQYEIKVSDPYKQCVTVNALITKAKDEESKRNYANAYYYVNKCLLFFDKEENPVDFTQRDPSTKRVFAEALDLEAKLKLKELPIEYKAMIEEIDRREPERRRIVAQQLESDSGDGDGNKQLSRAVDMHLTRQQQLLSSENSSVDELLQRLRWASVPGTRNITLRTVSNGPPAPPPTYDTVSRPEPSPAPVNPVTGDSHALPASASHRSYTTCILNPSNASLSVRRRGIVNLGNTCYMNSVLQVLNSTPLGQYFLTDAYVSHLLNTKGKLTRLINSFSFVIRELNRSDCKFSVSASPFKSALGDYYEGFQNSSQQDANEFLRVVLDGIHGALNVNDSNRIEFPEIDNSKGTDDELARRYWGQYYQKNSSVIVDYCAFQERSAIVCPSCCHQSRSFNVSLSIEIPIPRTSSKVSLDDCFAAYCREEILDDSSMYMCPNCHQKVNARKQLLFYSAPPVLFITLKRFRCYGDFTTASKVNSSVFFSKTLNIASYMCSSFSKTKYHLVGIINHQGNMYGGHYTADAVGADGVWCHFSDEQVTKAEVADNNLAYILCYVR; from the coding sequence ATGTTCAAGTTTGACTACAAGATATCCTACGACGAGTTTGTCAGAACAATCTACCATCATGCACGCCAGTACGAGATAAAAGTTTCCGATCCTTATAAGCAATGCGTCACTGTCAATGCGCTCATCACTAAAGCCAAGGACGAAGAGAGCAAACGAAACTACGCCAATGCGTACTACTACGTCAACAAGTGCCTTTTATTTTTCGATAAGGAAGAGAACCCGGTTGACTTCACGCAAAGAGATCCATCGACAAAGAGGGTCTTTGCTGAGGCTCTTGACCTCGAGGCTAAGTTGAAGCTGAAGGAACTACCGATCGAGTACAAGGCTATGATCGAAGAAATCGACCGTCGGGAGCCGGAACGCCGTCGCATCGTAGCCCAGCAGCTGGAGTCGGACAGCGGAGATGGTGACGGGAACAAGCAGCTTTCTAGGGCTGTAGACATGCACTTGACAAGACAGCAGCAACTGCTGTCTTCCGAGAACAGCAGCGTAGATGAGTTGTTGCAGCGACTTCGCTGGGCTTCGGTGCCTGGCACGAGGAACATTACCCTACGCACGGTCTCCAACGGcccgcctgctcctcctccaacgTACGACACCGTCTCCAGACCGGAACCGTCTCCAGCGCCAGTAAATCCCGTGACAGGCGACAGCCACGCTCTCCCTGCCTCAGCCTCACATAGAAGCTATACAACCTGTATCCTGAATCCTTCAAATGCCTCTCTGTCAGTGCGACGGAGGGGAATCGTAAATTTGGGTAACACATGCTACATGAATAGCGTGCTGCAGGTACTCAATTCCACGCCATTAGGCCAGTACTTTCTCACAGACGCCTATGTTTCCCACCTGCTTAATACAAAGGGAAAGCTGACTCGCTTGATCAACTCATTTAGCTTCGTTATCCGTGAGCTCAATCGTTCCGACTGCAAGTTTTCAGTGAGCGCGTCTCCGTTCAAGTCTGCTCTCGGAGACTACTACGAGGGGTTTCAAAACTCAAGCCAGCAGGATGCAAACGAGTTTCTACGTGTTGTGCTGGATGGCATTCACGGAGCACTGAATGTGAACGACAGTAATAGAATTGAGTTTCCTGAGATTGACAACTCTAAAGGCACCGATGACGAACTTGCTCGACGCTACTGGGGGCAGTACTATCAGAAGAATTCGTCCGTTATAGTTGACTACTGCGCGTTTCAAGAGCGAAGCGCGATTGTCTGCCCCTCCTGTTGCCACCAGTCACGTTCTTTCAATGTTTCTCTTAGCATTGAAATTCCTATTCCGCGGACCTCGTCAAAGGTTTCACTCGACGACTGCTTTGCCGCGTACTGCCGGGAGGAAATTCTTGACGATAGCTCGATGTACATGTGCCCTAACTGTCACCAGAAGGTGAACGCCCGAAAGCAACTGCTGTTTTATTCAGCACCACCAGTTCTATTTATTACTCTGAAGCGTTTCCGCTGTTACGGTGACTTCACCACCGCCTCAAAAGTCAACTCGAGCGTTTTCTTTAGTAAAACACTGAACATTGCCTCGTATATGTGCTCCAGCTTCTCGAAAACAAAGTACCATTTGGTGGGTATTATCAATCACCAAGGCAACATGTATGGAGGTCACTATACTGCAGATGCTGTTGGTGCTGATGGTGTGTGGTGCCACTTCAGCGATGAGCAGGTGACAAAAGCGGAAGTGGCAGATAATAATCTTGCCTATATTCTCTGCTACGTACGTTGA